The Sminthopsis crassicaudata isolate SCR6 chromosome 5, ASM4859323v1, whole genome shotgun sequence genome contains the following window.
AATATATGGCAtacatgaaaataaatacaaCTCAGTTATTTAAAATGGACATCACATTTATATGGCACATTACCAGACTGTTGATTCCACAGATTATTTTCCAGAGACCTTTAACTACATTGCAAATTCCAAACTTGAACTATACAGTGTATAGTTAAgtcttctaatattttattccattaacAAAACAAGAAAGCCCCCCCCCCTTATAAAAATCATGGGTGAACATAATGAATTCATGAAGGAGGCAAGTATATTTATCAAGTATTATGGACATAGGTTCAGCTGGCACACAatgtgatatataatatacatttcacAGAACCTTCTACTAAACCAAAATTGACTTAATTTGATGAATATTTAACaggcacctactatgtatgtTCATACCACTATGGAGAATACAAAAGCAAGGTCCCTGTCCTCAGAGTTTATTATTTAATAGCTTAAACTTTTGGGTCCAGTTCTTTTGGCTATCCTGCTTCAACACAGTGCAACTGTATTAATTCACTTGACAAAAACATAGGGGCTATTAATGTCTTCATTACAATAACTAGGTAGAGAGGAACTGCATTTCTAGATGTTAGAAATCATGACACAACCCTCCTCCCCCCTCAATCACATCCATCTCAATTGCACATACTTCCAATTTATTACACTGTTCAAATTAACTCTCCTTTTCCTCATTCGTTAGAATAGTCtatcagaagaagaaaaggaagatttgTGGCTTCTTATTTTTTAAGGCATGAGCCATAAAACAGATATAAAAGCAAGAGTCATTCAAAGATATTAATTTTCACAACAGTACAATATGACAGCTTTTAATTAACAAGGAACCAAATTGTTTTCACTGATGATATACAATTCAGCTATATACTATACTTACTTATTCCAAGGATTTTATAGTAAAGGAAGAATGGTCATGGAATGTGCCATTATGCTTTTAAGGAGAAGGGGAAGTAAGCTCAAGATGGTATTTAATGCTTTTTCCTTCAGTGCTCAGCTGATTAACTTCCAATGTCACACAATAAAATTTAACTATTCTTCTTGGAAAGAACTACTTGCTGAAGGAGGAATTCCGTTTGAGAaagtttatatattaaaaaaaaaaaaaagtgcttgtaACTTGGGTCTTGTTTAAACTTGGGAGCATAACTGCTCACAAAAAGTGTTAATAAGCTTTTTATTGTTAAGCTGCAACATACATGGTTTaatacaacaaaaacattttaaatcaagTGAAAAGTAATAAACTGAACAATAAACactcaaaacaaaatattttccattggAAATGTGTTAGGATGAATAAAGGGCTTAGTTACCATCTTACTGCAATTTTCTTATGTGTTACTAGCCTACAGACATGTTTTCTGTAATCATGCAGATGTGAATGGAACtttgaatgattaaataaatgaaaagtccGTTTACTGCAGAGACTCATTTCACAAGGTAGCCAATTTGGCTTAGAGAACAAAGCTATTCAAGAAATACTCCAtgtgtttttgctcattttagaaACCATGAACCTTAAGCTGCTCCTCCTTGACAATGCCAACCtgtaaaacaaaacacattttagCAAGCTGTTTTTAGGGGGGGGACACGATCCCTCCCCAAAATAGTCAATATAAAAGAATGTCCTTTAGTTGGAATACTTGGTAAAACACTTATCTGGAGAACTCAACAtacaatttttgtattttgtctaAATGTGTGCTTATTCCATTTAATTTAAACAGTAATAACAGAACCATATTCTATCAAGTAATCAAATTTCTGGCagtaaaatcttttgaaaaattgTAACGAAATATTTGCCAAAAAGTGttaacaattataaaattttttacatttcaatTGAAAACAAGTAAGACCTTCAGACACATCTATAACTAATAATGTTAGGCCATTTTAATGATGAATTGGACATCTATCCTTCTAATAACTACTCAGTAACTGACTCACTTGATGTGCATTGTTTTTATGAAATTAATTGTtgatatatacaatgactacctAAATATTGCTCTATTTCATCTGCAGTCACTCACCTCCAAGAGAAACTGgcaaatgttctttctctggtcACCTTGAAGCTGGATAACCTCACCGTATTCAGGATGTTCGATCACAGTACCATTACAAGCAAATTTCTGGAAATATACATCCATATCATAACAAATGAGCCACAAGCAATTACACCTTTTAAAATCACTAAATGAAAAGATTTCACCATAACAGTATAAGTATTGTAGTTTTACATTAAATGAGAACATATTAAAATGGCCATTTATAAATGTTGGCACATTAATACAAAagttaatcaaaacaaaatacttaTATTAAAAACTAAAGGGTTAATTTTCACATAAAATATACACGTAAGGAGTTGAGTGCTTCTCcctcatttttttaaacctttcaaCTTTCTGGAGACTGAGCATTACACTCactaatatttccttttctttttaaatttgagagTAAACTATTGCACACAATTTAAGGTTTGAGCACAAAACTTGGAATCCAGTTATTTGGcttctttgtcttttctattaataataatatctataccTTTTTGAAAGCTTTCACAAGTTTCTTTTTGTCATAATCATCTGCAATTCCCTGAACAGTAGTCAGTGTCTTTCTGCCGTTTCGTTGTTGGATTCTTATATGAATGTAATCCTCAGTCCCTGCCGGGAGTAAGTCGTCACCCTTAGTTGCATCAGCAAAGGGGTCTGTGGACACAATAccaaataagagaagtaaaatTACCATATAGGAAGCAGTCGAAAATctaaaggagtaaaaaaaaaattattttctagctgTTGGTGAACCATTCTTGCCTTATCATaagctttcccctcccccccaagtaATTGTGCTTCAAGGACCCCATCATCACCTTCAAGAGACACAGGGCAGTTGAAATTGACGCTTAAATAAAAATGGTTAtaatcaattatatataaaatctctcgAAAATGTAAAAGGCAACCAAAAtgttctccttttttcatttccagattttaaatgtttttctctcAACTGGGATCGGAGAAATCTTGGATCACTTACGTTTCTATtactcattaaaaacaaacatatcCCGAGCACCCCAACACCTCCAGGTCAGGGTTTTAGCCACCCTTAACTCGATGCTCTCACCAAAAGTGGGTCCCTGTACCCACCTCCCCCAGCGCCCCCGGGGCAATACTCCTGGACCCCCTACTCTCTCACTTCCCCCAGTGCCCACGGAGGCCCCCGCAGCTGGGGGTGCCCGAACTGCACCCACAGCGACCCGGGCCCCGGGTGGAAGAGATCCCTGCCCAAGGTCACCGGGGGCCGAGGCCCCGCACGTTTGGAACCCAGACCCCAAGTCCGAGGGTGGGAGCAGGCTGGGGTGGACAAAGGCGGGAGCTGGGATGGAAGGGCAGCTCGAGGGGCCCGGGAGATACggttggtgggggaggggagggagcggCGATGGGGGGAGGGTGATGGGATGCCTGGCTGGGGAGGGGGCTCGGGGCTAGAGCGGGGGTCCGGGCCGGGGTCCGCTCGCCGTCGGCCATTTTCTGGGAGCAGACAAAAGCCCGGGGGCGCCGCAGGAGTGGGGAGACGAGCGGCCCGGAGGGGTAGGGGATAACGGGTGGCCTTGGAGCTCCAGGCCGATACTTACCGAAAGATTGGAGGTTCTGGATAGTGGACATGCGATATTAGTGAGAGGCCGGTGAGGGGATAAAATGCCTGCGGGGCGCGCCCGGGAGGACCCTGTGTCAGGAGGCTGTGGGAGCGAGGAAGGGAGATAAATAAAGGAGAAGAGGCTGCGGGGGCGGGGAGCGAAGCGGAGGCGGGCGGAGGGCGGCGACGGAGGCAGCggagcagcggcggcggcgggaggCGGCGAAGGCAGCA
Protein-coding sequences here:
- the EIF1B gene encoding eukaryotic translation initiation factor 1b, whose product is MSTIQNLQSFDPFADATKGDDLLPAGTEDYIHIRIQQRNGRKTLTTVQGIADDYDKKKLVKAFKKKFACNGTVIEHPEYGEVIQLQGDQRKNICQFLLEVGIVKEEQLKVHGF